The following proteins are encoded in a genomic region of Sphaeramia orbicularis chromosome 2, fSphaOr1.1, whole genome shotgun sequence:
- the LOC115430343 gene encoding ras-related protein Rab-9A-like, with translation MMSKSALVKVILLGDGGVGKSSLMNRYVTNKFDSHLFHTIGVEFLNKELEVDGQSVTLQIWDTAGQERFRSLRTPFYRGSDCCLLTFSLDDGQSFRNLANWKKEFTYYADVKDPDSFPFVVLGNKLDVPERQVSGDDARKWCRENGGHPYFETSAKDATNVSSAFEEAVRRILALDDRADHLIQTNTVDLQRKSHPDPSCC, from the coding sequence ATGATGTCCAAATCAGCACTCGTGAAAGTGATCCTTTTGGGTGATGGTGGCGTTGGCAAGTCATCGCTCATGAACCGTTATGTGACCAACAAGTTTGACTCACACCTCTTCCACACAATAGGTGTGGAGTTCCTCAACAAGGAGCTGGAGGTGGATGGCCAAAGTGTCACTCTGCAGATTTGGGACACAGCTGGTCAAGAGCGTTTCCGAAGCCTCCGCACACCTTTTTACCGAGGCTCGGACTGCTGCCTGCTTACGTTCAGCTTGGATGATGGGCAGAGCTTTCGCAACCTGGCTAATTGGAAAAAAGAATTCACCTACTATGCTGACGTCAAGGACCCTGACAGTTTCCCTTTTGTGGTACTGGGAAACAAACTGGATGTCCCAGAACGACAGGTGTCAGGGGACGATGCCCGAAAGTGGTGCCGTGAGAATGGTGGACACCCGTACTTTGAGACAAGTGCTAAAGATGCTACCAATGTATCATCAGCCTTTGAGGAGGCAGTACGCCGCATTCTGGCACTAGACGACAGAGCTGATCACCTCATCCAGACAAACACAGTGGATTTACAGAGGAAGAGTCACCCAGACCCATCCTGCTGCTGA
- the tceanc gene encoding transcription elongation factor A N-terminal and central domain-containing protein encodes MNSKQILHCVQQIEKLNTDRRYGDIMALLGDLDKLHITAEQLEATDVVKVLYRLLKSCKDEGAKKTVKHLLTKWKRQYSKERQGIKCTDERKDTELSCDVSAVDETGDGDKGICKKRDSCSSSQTCDTGASAKQHTNLQTLAAQTSSAFPDLSSVRPKCVQLLLSALRPEPSDQDKAASLAEDIEKNIYEHHKSCQIKYKICVRSKIANLKNPKSSHLRSGLLSGLLSPEAFAQMSVEEMASTELRQLREEYSSLGVKERQLPQGVEGTQTQKIRCKQCGASDCKVTQMPRGALFLPAWVRRAGPDEDAMTFVTCSLCGQQWYHSGWICF; translated from the coding sequence ATGAACTCAAAGCAAATCCTTCACTGTGTTCAGCAAATAGAGAAACTAAATACAGACAGAAGATATGGGGACATCATGGCTCTCCTTGGTGACCTTGACAAACTGCACATCACAGCAGAGCAGCTGGAAGCAACAGATGTTGTCAAAGTTCTGTACAGACTCCTGAAATCCTGCAAAGATGAGGGTGCGAAGAAGACAGTGAAGCACTTACTGactaaatggaaaagacaatacAGTAAGGAGAGACAAGGGATCAAATGTACAGATGAAAGGAAGGATACTGAGCTCTCCTGTGATGTTTCTGCAGTTGATGAAACTGGAGATGGAGATAAAGGAATTTGTAAGAAGAGGGATTCCTGCTCCAGTTCACAGACATGTGACACAGGGGCTTCTGCCAAACAACATACCAACCTACAGACTTTAGCAGCACAAACCTCCTCTGCTTTTCCTGATCTCTCATCTGTAAGGCCCAAATGTGTTCAGCTCCTTCTCTCTGCCCTCAGACCTGAACCTTCTGATCAGGACAAAGCAGCAAGTCTGGCTGAAGACATCGAGAAGAACATTTATGAGCACCACAAATCTTGCCAGATCAAATACAAAATCTGTGTGAGAAGCAAGATAGCCAACCTTAAGAACCCCAAAAGCAGCCACCTGCGTTCAGGCCTGCTGAGCGGTTTGCTGTCCCCCGAGGCCTTCGCTCAGATGTCTGTGGAGGAGATGGCCAGCACAGAACTCCGCCAACTGAGGGAGGAGTACTCATCACTTGGTGTTAAAGAGAGGCAGCTTCCTCAGGGTGTGGAGGGGACACAGACGCAGAAGATCCGCTGCAAACAGTGTGGGGCATCAGACTGTAAGGTGACGCAAATGCCCAGGGGTGCACTTTTCTTACCTGCATGGGTACGGCGAGCTGGTCCTGATGAGGATGCCATGACTTTTGTGACCTGCAGCCTTTGTGGGCAGCAGTGGTACCACAGTGGCTGGATCTGCTTCTAG